In Panicum virgatum strain AP13 chromosome 5K, P.virgatum_v5, whole genome shotgun sequence, the genomic window cgaccggcctcgccgccggcgagaacGCTGCCGCTACCGCCGTCGACCGAGCTCGTCCCGCCCTCCACCAACCCCTAAATCCGCTTGCTCTCGTCCCAACGAAGCCCCCGGGCCCGGCCATCACCTCCATGCCTCGCCGGAACGTCGCCGGAGCggcacagcaccgccgccgcccgccacccgccgtggagccgccgccacaGACCGTCTCCTCGCGCTCCATGGCTACCTACAGGTCCGCGCCGATCTCCTCtcgctcctccacccctccctcgccgccagcaAGACCTCCCATGGCCGGAATCGCCGTTCCCCTTtcacccctcccctgttttcgcGACCAGGGACCCCAGACAGCAATAGAAAGAATTCCAGGGTGTTTTCTGCGAACTCtgtgactcatatgaatagtgctgcgaagggttgttttgtaataattggctgaaactttgaaaaatcatagtaaatcatagaaaagtcagaaaaatgcaaactaaaatttgttggattccttgtcctaagatctacaacttttcttacaggttgatcttcagtttctaaatagtttttgctctagtttaaatgttagtttaagtggttgcaagctttgaaaatgcatagtaaatagtagaaaaatggtaaaaatgtaaaaccagTTGGATTAGCTTTTATTTGGCATGtagaacttaggaaaaatatttaacctgcTATTTGTTTAATATTTTcatgatgtattgatttaatcatggttaatgcttgtttacgcttgtctatttaatatctgcagtttttgatgttcaaaaattatgaaatttatgcagtagcttatTATTTGCATTCTTagtttactgtaaaaatttcatgtctgGAAGCTATGCACATgtgtgtaaatctatttttgttcagtttgtcttgttgaggataaaataaatactttatgttatcaataaatgttggttaATTATTTTTACACTCCTTCTCAGTAGCATATCATGTTGGTAAAATTTGGTTACAAGTTTAAAGCTGTAAGTCGTGTTTCTGCTTTTGATTAGTTGCTAGCCATAGCTTTCCTGTTATACTTGTTGTTAGGCAATCTTTCTCTGCAAGTTTAATTTCAATAATTCATATTGATTTTGCATAATTGAAGTTAATTCCTAAGATCAGATTGTGGGTTACTTTCATGCCACTTGGTCTTATGTGCTTTTTAGTTGAATAAAAATCTCTAGTTACCCGTCTTGCTCtgtgtatttgctttgttgTTCTAAGCAAGTTTAGTAATACTTTTTGAAGGAAATACTTCAGGTTAAAATAAATTAAGTGAACTCTAGTATTTCAGCACCAACCCAATTgccttttgagtttgtttgttgtgtttactcgataaatgattgcccagtcatgtctttcttGTAATTGTATCGCATTACATGGCATTATGCTCGTGTCCATGCAATCGTGACATTGTGCCAGCCTCGCTTGTTCTTTTTGCTGTATCATCTACTATACTGTCCTGCATTCAGACATCCACATTGATGCATCTCATTTAgatacgatagatgaaccatatGAAGGACGTGCTACTGGAGCCGAACCCAAAGACGATGTTGGTGGACATATCCCGAAGACGGATGGATGGAACCCAATGTGCATGGccaaaggaagatgctcgccaagcgagtatcatctaactaacactgacttagtgttaatcccagacaagccccggtgcacatcctattatttgaaattatgacacctatatatgtatttattatttgtgcattacgtttcaggagttgattggaaccttagttgtatgatccctaggtttccctgaattatactagcatgtataggacgatagaaatgctatgcttaatacttctcgatagaagtcgagtgactttttgcactcgcgagatataggatacttagaagtcgagtaatttccggttactcgcgagatatatgttATATACTTATATACAGTACCTGAGTTTTTGAAATTGACATGGAAAtatgagaccggacggggaataatgatgatgtataggtatggcagcaggacagggttcctgggtatcttagccccgtccgagtcgattgaggaccataccgttgttggccctgctgatcatgtttgaattgtactaactgcatgccgggagtaggaggtagtcgaaaccggtaagcctagtactgccttgtttcgaaagtacagaacttctacccaccccttagggcagtcgagtggccgcggagaattgggatgcatatgtttacttttggtggtctatcgtagggctcggttgactatatgcaggtggggcggttctgtagttcgaggcggggaggggaatggatggctcgtatagtccgacggggcaaatacgtgtcgtgttggttaagtccaccttgcaaggttaaatcggatcgattcgccgtcagtcgctctcggtcATGAGCACATTGATCTCTGaatcacatcgtagtaagaacatGGAAGGGAATGTAATGATCAATATGGTTGTACCTAattaattgtttttccacactgatTGGTGTAGAAATGCAAACCGTAGAAAATAGGTACTCATTcctaattttgagctaaaatattgaaagtaaggactcactctcaattgcttttccgcaaaacaacccacagccagaaagccgtgcatgtctagatagtgggctatgtatacccatagtcgggtaagtcttgctgagtattagtatactcagggtttattgtttaccctgtttcaggtacaGAAGGTAACCAGGAttaacatcggtgggctcgatgtgacgtcctcacgtctccGTAGTAATCGTTTTACTTCATTTTATTTCAGTTGGTTTCTAATGAAAATCTTCCTCAGATTAGACTCTCTCTACTGCTGCTATTATCTATTATGTGAACTTTAATTTGTAAAAGTCATTTTGTAAATATCTTAATATTgtttactattttgtaaaattgtattatgctggtaccgtctgcactcgccgtcgcgcgagacttctggtgtgtttcgatcggcctgtgggttggaaacagactGTCAGGTTAcatttaattaagctaatgcgtctgatgcgttcaaatgatggttATTACAtttaattaagccgtttaacttggcggttcggTTCTGTCACATGGAGCCACGCCCACGATGGGGCACGCTCGATGCGTCTGAGAGAACCATGAGCGTTTCGTAATCCAGGTGATGAGGCCGGCCCTGCGGTCTCGATCGGCGGAGCAGCAAGCTGACAAGATCGCTCTCCTTGCAATTTGCGACGGGATTTATTTGCGCAAGCAGCCGCAGCAGTATTTAGCAGCCAGTACTCGCTAACCAAACATTATATATATGTTCATCGTAGTAGATTCTAAATAAAAGATGCTCCAGTGAACTTTCAGCTCCATTCTCCATAAAAGATGATGATAGATACAAATTAACTAAAATGCTCCGATCCGTCCAACTAAATCGATCGCTGTCGCAAGATCTCTCTTGCTTCCCCGTCCGCCGCTATTATAGTATATGCGcacggcgaccgccgctgggTGGTGCTACAACTACAAGGTTTCCGCATCGTTGGCGTCCACGCAAGGGCGCGGCGTCTCCGCCTTGTCGTCTCCGACCGCGCCTTAAGAAACCAACCGCTTCGTATTTTGCTCATCAGAATCCTCAAGAGCATAGCGCTAGCTCCTGCTGTTGGACCTGTTGTCCGGACGAAAAAAACAAGCCGAGCTGGAGTTGGAGTTGGGTAGTGGTAACGCCCGTGGTTCGGCCAAAAAGAACGGCGTTTGGAGCAACTACTATCATCGAGTTCTTATATCAAGTTCGTTCACGGTGCGTCAGTTTTGGGGAAAAGATCGAGGACTTGTAAAACCCAAACACACGTCACACCCAAACGTGTCGGTTGCATCGCGTGCATCTACGCCTCTACGGGCGGATTCGTTTGCAATGGTGCCGGCTCTTTGCACATTTTCCGCGCTGATGAATCGTGTGCCGCAGAGCCGTCTAGTCTAGACGGTAGAACTTAGAAGTAGGAACGAACTAAGGagccgaggacgacgacggtAGAAGAGAAGTAGAACAATCGtatgccgcggccgcgcgcgctcgGACAGCAACACGTCCCAGCGGCGTTTAGCAGTTGGCACGTTCCCCCCACCGTCCGCGGGCGCCGAAACCGAGCCGTGCCCGGCATATTCGATTCCCCTCGCTCCCCGTGCGCCCCCGCAACGTGCTGCTTCGCCACGCTTTCGTCCCGGCCCGGGCGGAGACCCCGAAGCCGGTCGACGCTGCcgcgatcttttttttttccgccCCCTTCTCCCTCCGGTCTCGGGCCtcggccgcccgcgcgcgacCGGGCAACAGCGCTTACTTTTACTCGCGTACAGCAGCCTACTTATATGAGTATTCCCGGAAATACCCCCCTTCAGATCTCATATACTTTGCGGCAGTTTGCCCCGAGGTCAGCACGGTCATTTGCCTACCCAACCAGTCCCTTGCTGCTGTCGTGGCGTCTCGGGCTTCCTTTCGCGCGCGGTTTCGggcaccgcgcgcgcgccctgccCTGCCCGAACTATGCGTCTATGCGCTATTAAAGCCAGCGCCGCTTGCGGAATACCCCCGTGctcgggctcgggctcgggaTCCCTCCCACGCACGGGCTGACCAACCGAACCCCCGCCTCTGCCTCGGCCTGGAGCGGTCGCCACCAAGAAGCTAACCACCAACGCCAACCATCTATTCTCCACCGCCGCGGGCACCTGCCGAATTCACTCCGCCCGCCGGCCCGCCTCCAGCATCCGGGAGCAATTGCGCGCGTGAGGCGACGCTGACGCCATGGTGGCGAGCGTCGCGGCCGCGggggcagccgcggcggcggcggcggcggggccgcggcgCGGGGGCAGGAGGGAGCCGGCGACCATGCACGCCGGCATCCGGCGCTCGCGCTCCGAGCCGCACCTCCGCTGCTCCCGCCGCGGCGGGGCCGCGGGGGCCGCGCTCACCACCAGCCGCTCCATCGGCGTCTTCCCGTTCCAGttcggcgccgcgccgctgcgcccgccgccgctgcttgacggcggcggcgacgggtccCGCCTCCTCACCGTGGCggacgacccgccgccgcccgaggccGAGACCGAGCCCGAGCCGGAAATGCCGGCCGCCCGGAGGCCCGAGGCGCACTGGCTCGAGCGCCTCCTCGAGCTGCGGTCGCGCTTCCACGACCCGGCCAAGCGCGACGTCCTCGGCGACGAGGActtggacgacgacgacgtgtaCCACCTCGACGGCGACCacgacggcggctgcggcgtgagctacgacgacgaggaggaggaggccgaggacgccAGGTGGGACCAGCACTCCTTCGGCAAGCTGCTAGCGCGGGCCCCGCTCGGCGAGGCGCGGCTCTTCGCGCAGCTGGCCTTCCTCTGCAACATGGCTTACGTCATCCCCGAGATCAAGGTGAGCCACCGCGCGAGCGCCCTGTTCGCTTCTCTTTTCCCCGAATTTGGGCCGAAATCAACCGACTTTTAAATTAGCCGAACAGCCCccacacccccacccccaccgaaCGACGATCAAAATGACAAACCCCTAGCCGTCCGTTCGGGCCCCGACGGCCGAGATCGGCTGATCTAAATCCCCGTGCTGCTCAACTAATCCCCGCGCCTACAGGCTGGGCCTGCTGGACGGCTGGACTGGGGGGCCACTGCCACTTGTCCCGTCATTTCCTTTTTAAGTTTTTGGAAAGAATTTTGTGGGGCTGGCTCGAATTGAAAATTTCTCGGTATGGGTAATGGAGGAATCGTCTTTAATGGTTGCCAGATTTAGGTAGGACCGGCGGCTTCAATTCGCCGACGGCTAGGTCGAAACCAAAGGCTTCCGATCTGTCCTCGCGCCAGCATATTCGGTGCAACACCCACGTAATTTGCTAGCCCCACTAATTAAGAACAGCTTGCGCGtcaattatttttttttctagagcATGATTCTTTCTTATTATTAGTGGACATAATTTTGCTGCTGTTTTAGCTGGTAGCTGTTAGGTTTGTGCCGTAGCCTGCATGTAGTTTTCTGGATTTATGGAGAAGATTTGCACGTATAGTTTTCTGACGTTTTCTCCAGGTAGTTGCTGGAAAGTTCCATATACCGGCAAACCGCGGCCAAATGATGTCCCGCATTTTCTCTAAAAATGATGATCCGTATTCAAAACTTGGTTCTGATTGTGATGTGATGCTGCCATGCTTTTCGGTGTTAATTTTGGATATTCCCACCTCTCTTGTACTCATACATTCAACAGAACCTGAATCAATGCTCGATTtttttaatggacttttgttgCTTTTAATCAGTTGGTTGAAGCTCAGTAAATGATGATGCGAGTAGCAGCATCTGAAGAAGGTCAACTGATTTCGTATTGTGATTTCAGGTCGAGGAGCTGAAGAAGCATTACGGATTGCGGTTCGTGACGTCGTCGCTGGAGAAGAAGGCCGAGGCCGGCATCATAAGCGCCAAGCTGGACGCGGACTCCACCCGGCCGCGCACCGCCCCGGCTTACGAGGTGGCCTCCGgcccgcagccgcgccgcccgaTCCGTTCCCACCTGGCCTACGAGGTGGCGGCGTCGGCCGCGTCCTAcgtccgcgcgcgcgcgcgcggcctgcTCTCGTtcggcgcgccgccgcagcaccagcaggcggcggggcagggccgGCTGTACAACTCGGGCGTGGCCGCGTACATGGCGGCGTCGACGgtgacggcggtggtggccgcggAGGACGAGGCGCGGCAGGAGGCGGCCCGCGACCTGCGGTCGCCGCTGTCGTCGCCGTGCGAGTGGTTCGCGTGCGACGAGGCGGACGCGCGCACCCGTTGCTTCGTCATCCAGGGCTCCGACTCGCTGGCGTCGTGGCAGGCCAACCTCCTGTTCGAGCCCACCGAGTTCGAGGGCACGGGGGTGCTGGTGCACCGCGGCATCTACGAGGCGGCCAAGGGCATCCTCGAGCAGGTGATGCCGGAGATCGAGGCGCACCTggcggcgagcggggccggCGCGCGGCTGCGGTTCACGGGCCACTCCCTCGGCGGCAGCCTCGCGGTGCTGGTCAGCCTGATGCTGCTGGCGCGCGGGGTGGTGGCGCCCGAGGCGCTCCACCCCGCGGTCACGTTCGGGGCGCCCTCCGTGTTCTGCGGCGGGCACCGCGTGCTGGAGGCGCTGGGCGTCGGCGAGGCGCACGTCCGGTCCGTG contains:
- the LOC120707435 gene encoding transcriptional-regulating factor 1-like isoform X2; translation: MAARPRAEPTCASPPRSPPRIATGPLPPHRRTHEVRLAPLDLPTLASSPTGLAAGENAAATAVDRARPALHQPLNPLALVPTKPPGPAITSMPRRNVAGAAQHRRRPPPAVEPPPQTVSSRSMATYRYDR
- the LOC120707435 gene encoding transcriptional-regulating factor 1-like isoform X1; protein product: MAARPRAEPTCASPPRSPPRIATGPLPPHRRTHEVRLAPLDLPTLASSPTGLAAGENAAATAVDRARPALHQPLNPLALVPTKPPGPAITSMPRRNVAGAAQHRRRPPPAVEPPPQTVSSRSMATYRYRR
- the LOC120707436 gene encoding phospholipase A1 PLIP1, chloroplastic-like, coding for MVASVAAAGAAAAAAAAGPRRGGRREPATMHAGIRRSRSEPHLRCSRRGGAAGAALTTSRSIGVFPFQFGAAPLRPPPLLDGGGDGSRLLTVADDPPPPEAETEPEPEMPAARRPEAHWLERLLELRSRFHDPAKRDVLGDEDLDDDDVYHLDGDHDGGCGVSYDDEEEEAEDARWDQHSFGKLLARAPLGEARLFAQLAFLCNMAYVIPEIKVEELKKHYGLRFVTSSLEKKAEAGIISAKLDADSTRPRTAPAYEVASGPQPRRPIRSHLAYEVAASAASYVRARARGLLSFGAPPQHQQAAGQGRLYNSGVAAYMAASTVTAVVAAEDEARQEAARDLRSPLSSPCEWFACDEADARTRCFVIQGSDSLASWQANLLFEPTEFEGTGVLVHRGIYEAAKGILEQVMPEIEAHLAASGAGARLRFTGHSLGGSLAVLVSLMLLARGVVAPEALHPAVTFGAPSVFCGGHRVLEALGVGEAHVRSVAMHRDIVPRAFSCRYPGHAIALLRRLNGVLRTHPCLNTHRALYMPMGATYILQPDSSASPRHPFLPEGAALFRLDPDGAAPRALVASALRAFLNSPHPLETLSDLSAYGAEGAILRDHESSNYFRALSALARAPPRRRKQPEIVWQLPGVERLQQYWWPGIAGTVIPAPVAISNKELVSEA